The nucleotide window GCTAAGACGCAATGTCACACACGTCCCTGTGGTCTCCCTTAGCATAAGTACCGAAAAGTATTACTACTCTAGGATCAAGTTTGGGTTGGGATATTTTATGCAAAATCTCCTAACCCCTTTATTCACACGGGGTTTTCTTACCACATCCCGGTTACGACCTTGTAGGTTTGTGATTATAATAGTTAGCCATCTTAATCGTATACATCAGGTAACCGGACGGGATGCTCCTTACCCAGCTCTTTCCCGCAGGCCTTGATATCTTGGGATCAATGCACCGCAACGTTGGAGTAAAAGGGGGACGGAGAGGCCCCAGGGATCTACATGGCGGAAGCTTAGCATTGCTTTGACCGCCTTTCCGACCGCTTGCTAAGACTCAGGACACACTCATGTAACTCGTCCTCCACATACACTTGAGCCGTCTTCAATTTCATCTCATTTTGCCTCAACCAGCCGTAAGGATAGTTGCACCGTCCGGTATTATCTAAAAATTTTAAGGTCTTCGCTGTTTTCCAACTTTTCTATAAATTCTTACGGGACGGCATTAATACTCACTATCTTCTCCCCGCTACTGTTGTAGACGTGTACCGCACAAGCCGAGCACGGGTCGAAGCTCCTGACAATCCTGAGTACGTCTAAGCCTGTTACCCCGTTCTCTTCAGTGACCCTTTGACCGACTATCGACCTCTCTACCGGTCCTCCTTTACTGAAATTCCTATCTGTAGGCGTTACTATCTGGTACCTCTGTATCGTCCCCTGCTTGGAGATCATCCAGTGAGCGTTACCGCCTCTGGGGGCATCGTGAGCCCCTACAGCCATCTCGTTTACTTTTCCAGTTGAGTTACTGTTGAACTTCTTTATGACTTCATAGTTTAACAGGAAGTCTGCGAGGAAGTAAACTGTGAAGACTCTCGCGAAGAACCTCTCTATAACATCATTACTTCTATACTCCCACTCCTCACCAAAAGCTCTAGGCTTACCCTTCACCTTTCTGTAAGTGTATAGCCTGGCTATATCACCCGTCGTCGGGAGATATTCCTCCTTACCCAGACTCTGTCTAACGGTAAATAAATAGTTCCTGCCCGATACCTTCAACTTTGTCTCCTTATTCCAAGGGTGCCTTTCGTCGACTTCATTACCTAGAGGGTCCTTTTCTACGGTCTTCTCCCA belongs to Stygiolobus caldivivus and includes:
- a CDS encoding nucleotidyltransferase domain-containing protein, with amino-acid sequence MHKISQPKLDPRVVILFGTYAKGDHRDVCDIAS